In Thermodesulfobacteriota bacterium, the genomic window GTTGGCGGTGACGATCCACACCCGGATTCAGCATGGGCCGTTTCCCGGTCTTTCCAGGCTGGCCGCGGCAGTCGGCGACAGCGACGTCACGGTGCCTGATCTCCCCCAGGAGATGCGACAGGCCTTCGGCGACAAGAAACCGGTGGCGAGCCAAACCGTCTTCCGTTTCGATGGTGGCTTCTCCGCCTTCGTGCACAGCCCCAGGGCTGCGGTGACGCTGCCGCCGGCGCCCACCGGCACAGCGGTGAGCCTCCTCTGGGAAGGGTTCGAGGGGCAAATCGATGCCGCCCCCAACCTGCAGCAATACACCGCGACCGGCCGGACGCCGCGCATCGAGCTGAAGGAGGGCAACGAGACCCGGATGCTCTTTTCTGACCTCCGCTTCGAGGCCGATCAGAAGCGGGTCTATGAGGACGAGCCGTTCTTCTACTCGGGCTCCCAGCTGTTCTCGATTGAGGAGATCCGGGTCGAGAACGCCGCTGCCGCTCGGCCGGCCGTGACCCTGAAGCAGCTCCGGTACGGCGTCGAGATGCCGGACAGTGGCGACATCCTCGACATTGCCGGCCGGATGGGGGTAGAAGAGATTTGCGTGGCGGACCAGAAATGGGGACCGGCCCACTTCGATCTGGCCTTCCGGCACCTGCACGCCAGGACGATGGCGGATCTCTATCACACGATGCTGGCCATGGTTCCGCAGGCGATGGAGGTGGCGGGACCATCCCCGGCCGGCGCGGCCCAGGTCTTTGCCGCGCTGCTCGAACCGGTCAGGACCCTGCTGGCGCATCA contains:
- a CDS encoding YdgA family protein, which produces MRTALGMMLGAALLGGLYTGSTWFMGREIEKVIGQQYSLVATLPYLTIVQRDYRRGVFCSQETATIELFGDTMRALASTQAVSGSAVAVPERLAVTIHTRIQHGPFPGLSRLAAAVGDSDVTVPDLPQEMRQAFGDKKPVASQTVFRFDGGFSAFVHSPRAAVTLPPAPTGTAVSLLWEGFEGQIDAAPNLQQYTATGRTPRIELKEGNETRMLFSDLRFEADQKRVYEDEPFFYSGSQLFSIEEIRVENAAAARPAVTLKQLRYGVEMPDSGDILDIAGRMGVEEICVADQKWGPAHFDLAFRHLHARTMADLYHTMLAMVPQAMEVAGPSPAGAAQVFAALLEPVRTLLAHQPELVIDRLAVVGPAGEARLAARVRLPGVTPEDLDEPAMLLAKLEAAGDAAVPEALLFGMADRGAGAENAAGQQQEQVRAQLAVFSEQGYITWEGGMIKVQAELKAGRLKLNGQPFPPAAPGPEEEDLAGRPGGEGPSGP